TTCTTCAAGAAATTGGCAATTATTACATAATACAGCTAGTAATGTTTCAACATAAATAAGTGGATTTTCTCTGTCccaaaatttaaattgaacagttaaaacaacttttaattcactttttaaaattgtatcTTTAGTATATGAATGACCAAAAGTTTGAAGGCAACGTGCTGTATAATCAGATGACAAAAAATCTCTAGAACTAAATGTTTTGAGAGATATTTGAAAACAGGTCATGACACGTAATGTTAATTCTCTTGATACTTTAGCTTCAACATGTTTCCATTTTTCAGAATTTATAGTATCTGATGTTCCTTCTTCAGATTCACATACTGCTCCAAAACAATCTTCAATATGGCGAGAtgaaaatctaaaaaaaaaaacacaatactgtttataaaatttttaaataaattaataccTATCAAAAAGAAACATTGCATGATAACGTATCATTGGTTCAATACGTAATCTTGCTgctattgtaaaaatataatcaacatatcgttttttaaaaaaatgataatcaAATGGTGTGACACTATCAATCCTTGCCAAATTATCTCTTCTCATATATTCTAATGTTTCATTATAAAGTGGAACTTCCTCAGGTGTAATATTATACTTGAATCTTGGAAACTGCCATGTGTAATTGTCTGCATTATCATCAGACTTGTTACGTTTTCTTGATTTACCACTCTCTGACAtatattatctaaaaatgtttgtattttctgacatatttttaagataaatagTAGAATAACACTTTGAcatattaattgtttaaaacaactaaaaatatttaataaaaataacaaacaAAAACAACAATAAACGGTAAATTTAATTAGTATAACGTTCCGTTTTTAGCTGTGGAACAATATTCATAGATTGTAACTCTTGGAATAATAATTTGCAAGCATAAGGAATTTTAATTGTAGCCATATGACCtgattttttacatttttgaCACCAAGTACCATAACCTATTAACCCACATACAGAACATACATCAACTTGAAATTGATCAGAAGAAACCATTAACCGTTCCATTAATAGCATTGATGCTCCATATGCTATAAGACAATCTCTTTCCATTTCTCCTAATCTTAAACCACCATCACGAGCTCTACCCTCTGTTGGTTGACGTGTCAATACGGCAACTGGTCCTCTTGATCTAGCATGCATCTTATCCAAAACCATATGTTTTaacttttgataataaattggTCCAAAATAAATGTAAGCTGATAATTGTTGTCCTGTAATACCAGAAGTTAACATTTCTTTTcctaaataattaaaaccATGTTGTGCAAGAGATTCACATGTGTCTTTTACTTGATCACCACCAAATGCAGTACCATAATGAAAACGACCTGTTAATACAGCATTCTTAGAAGAAAGTAATTCCATTAATTTTCCTACTGTCATACGACTTGGATAACCATGAGGATTCATAATAACATCAGGACACATACCAAGATCATTAAATGGCATATCTTCTTGAGGAGATATTAATCCACATACTCCTTTTTGTCCATGTCTACTACTAAATTTATCACCTAACTCTGGTCTTCTAGTCTGTCTTAACTGAATCTTAATTAAATGTGCATCTTCTTCATTATACGTTAATAAAACTCTTTCAGCATATGAAGGAACAggatttttatatgatacaGCAACATCTTTATAACCAACATCAATAGCATCAGATGAAGTATTATATATACCACTACTAACAGTAGgcataaatttatttatcattacttGTTTAGAATAAATTCTTGCTCCCGTCCTAACAATTCCTTCAACATCAATTGCAGCATATCTAAATATTGGTTTTTTTGTTGCCATATCAATTGATGGTCCCATCAATTTATCACATAATTGATTGGGATATTTTCTAATAGATGCCTTTGCATGTTTGTATACTAAACAACGACCATATCCTCTATCTAAAGATGCTTTATTCAACACTAAAGCATCTTCAATATCATATCCACTGAAAGACATCACGGCAACAGTAGCATTTTGACCAGCTggtaatttttcaaaatttgaaaattctATAGTTTTTGATTTGACAAGTGGTCTTTGAGGATATACAAGTAAATACATTAATGAATCTATCCttttttgttgattataACCAATTGATCCCATAGCTTGTTTACCCATAGCACATTGATAGGTATTTCTTGGAGATTGATTATGATGAGGATATGGAATTAATCCAGCACAAACACCTAACAAAGTAAATGGTTCTATTTCCATATGTGTAGTATCactttttatatctttttcatAAACAGCAATATGAGAATCATTCATTTCCATAACATCAAGATACTCAATAAGACCATCAGCAATAAAATCATCGAATGTTCTTTTTCCTGTCCTTAATTCATCTAAATGTACCTGTTTAACTGCAGATTCtccattttttataataatatatggtCGACAAAGTCTTCCACCATCActagatatataaatagattTTTGTTGAGTATTAGAACTAACAGaaataaattcatttaaaaatccTGATCGACGTACAGCTCTAATTGTatcaagaattttttttggtGTTTTTGTTAATCCAACAATTGAACCATTAAGATAAACCATAAAAGTATTTGATAAATGAACAGATCTATAATGAAGACTTCGTACATCTTCTACACCacaattatataatactCGAAGTACTGGATCTTCATCTGAATCAGTTGTAATATGTGCCATTAATGCTAGATTTTTTACTAATCCACAAGATTCTCCTTCAGGAGTATCAGCAGGACATAACATACCCCATTGTGATGGCTGTAAAGAACGTGGTCCGGAAACTTTTCTTGTTTTCTCAAAAGTTGAATTAATACGTGTCATCATACCAAGAGCagatatatatgataatctAGATAAAACTTGAGTAACACCTTTTCTTTCCATTTTGAATCTTTTGATGGTCCAATTTCCAGTAGACAAAGCATTATTTAATCCATTTGAAATCATATCTTGGCGCATATGTTTAACAATATCAAGAGGAGCAGCAAGTGTTTTACctacaattaaatttatttatataaaatataagaaaaatataccTAATGAATTATCTgcaactttttttaactcCGCATTAAAACGTTTAAACAAATCTTCAAACATTAGAGCAATAAGAGATCCGGCTAACtcaattcttttatttccATAAAAATCACGATCGTCAACATCACATATATGCTGTTCAGCTTCCAACAATCTACGAACCATCAAACCAAGATAAATTGATTTCATCTTCATGTCACTGGTAGATGAAGGAATGTGACAAATCATAGAATTTCTTAAGAAATCTAAAGCATCATACTCTTTCATTACAGAAGTACCTGACGCTCCACCATAacttttctttaatttcattttcgAAGCCAGATATAAAAGAGCTTTTGATTGTGTATTTACATCAGCATTTTGAGCTTCCTCAATCGACGCTGTAAGTgcagaaataaaattatcttccTCACCAattgatgataaaatatcataatcACTTTCTACACCCAttgctttaaaaataataattattggGATGTCTTCAGTCATTTGGTTATGTCGCAAATAGTATCGTCCTTTTTTAGTGGTAATTAATGTTTTACTTTTTCTATCACTAGTTGAACTAAGTACTTCACAAATAAGTTCCTTCTTACTATTGCGTCCTATCATTATTCTGTTTTTTGATAATTGTTCTTGCATTAATACTACCTTTTCTGATCCACGAATAATAAAATAGCCACCAGGATCTAAGGGACATTCTTGTGCTTCAGCCATTTCTTTATCAGTCAAACCTCGAAGAACACATTTACTTGATCTTAACATTACTGGCATTCGGCCAATTGTCAAATTATGTCTTATTACCTTTTGATTACCTCTAGTATATTCAA
This Strongyloides ratti genome assembly S_ratti_ED321, chromosome : 2 DNA region includes the following protein-coding sequences:
- a CDS encoding Cyclin-like domain-containing protein, whose protein sequence is MSESGKSRKRNKSDDNADNYTWQFPRFKYNITPEEVPLYNETLEYMRRDNLARIDSVTPFDYHFFKKRYVDYIFTIAARLRIEPMIRYHAMFLFDRFSSRHIEDCFGAVCESEEGTSDTINSEKWKHVEAKVSRELTLRVMTCFQISLKTFSSRDFLSSDYTARCLQTFGHSYTKDTILKSELKVVLTVQFKFWDRENPLIYVETLLAVLCNNCQFLEENMDLFYQKCIFVLDYVLLNTQDIFNFLLMNNYNYTVDNIGQLRFNRLLSDWLLLASSVIYCASLSMKFTEFQISNMLDILSKNTMVPINDIEKFSNAIFKKIRYDVNE
- a CDS encoding DNA-directed RNA polymerase II subunit RPB2, with the protein product MMKRDISDKLSLEDKWNLIPSFLQVRGLLKQHIASYDYFVDVDIKNILKANNKITSDASPYFYVKYLDIRVLMPQAEEGFGQVSETITPHECRLRDMTYSAPIVVDIEYTRGNQKVIRHNLTIGRMPVMLRSSKCVLRGLTDKEMAEAQECPLDPGGYFIIRGSEKVVLMQEQLSKNRIMIGRNSKKELICEVLSSTSDRKSKTLITTKKGRYYLRHNQMTEDIPIIIIFKAMGVESDYDILSSIGEEDNFISALTASIEEAQNADVNTQSKALLYLASKMKLKKSYGGASGTSVMKEYDALDFLRNSMICHIPSSTSDMKMKSIYLGLMVRRLLEAEQHICDVDDRDFYGNKRIELAGSLIALMFEDLFKRFNAELKKVADNSLGKTLAAPLDIVKHMRQDMISNGLNNALSTGNWTIKRFKMERKGVTQVLSRLSYISALGMMTRINSTFEKTRKVSGPRSLQPSQWGMLCPADTPEGESCGLVKNLALMAHITTDSDEDPVLRVLYNCGVEDVRSLHYRSVHLSNTFMVYLNGSIVGLTKTPKKILDTIRAVRRSGFLNEFISVSSNTQQKSIYISSDGGRLCRPYIIIKNGESAVKQVHLDELRTGKRTFDDFIADGLIEYLDVMEMNDSHIAVYEKDIKSDTTHMEIEPFTLLGVCAGLIPYPHHNQSPRNTYQCAMGKQAMGSIGYNQQKRIDSLMYLLVYPQRPLVKSKTIEFSNFEKLPAGQNATVAVMSFSGYDIEDALVLNKASLDRGYGRCLVYKHAKASIRKYPNQLCDKLMGPSIDMATKKPIFRYAAIDVEGIVRTGARIYSKQVMINKFMPTVSSGIYNTSSDAIDVGYKDVAVSYKNPVPSYAERVLLTYNEEDAHLIKIQLRQTRRPELGDKFSSRHGQKGVCGLISPQEDMPFNDLGMCPDVIMNPHGYPSRMTVGKLMELLSSKNAVLTGRFHYGTAFGGDQVKDTCESLAQHGFNYLGKEMLTSGITGQQLSAYIYFGPIYYQKLKHMVLDKMHARSRGPVAVLTRQPTEGRARDGGLRLGEMERDCLIAYGASMLLMERLMVSSDQFQVDVCSVCGLIGYGTWCQKCKKSGHMATIKIPYACKLLFQELQSMNIVPQLKTERYTN